From Passer domesticus isolate bPasDom1 chromosome 5, bPasDom1.hap1, whole genome shotgun sequence, the proteins below share one genomic window:
- the LOC135300465 gene encoding histone H3 gives MARTKQTARKSTGGKAPRKQLATKAARKSAPATGGVKKPHRYRPGTVALREIRRYQKSTELLIRKLPFQRLVREIAQDFKTDLRFQSSAVMALQEASEAYLVGLFEDTNLCAIHAKRVTIMPKDIQLARRIRGERA, from the coding sequence ATGGCGCGCACGAAGCAGACGGCGCGGAAGTCGACGGGCGGCAAGGCGCCCCGCAAGCAGCTGGCCACCAAGGCTGCCCGCAAGAGCGCGCCGGCCACGGGCGGCGTCAAGAAGCCGCACCGCTACCGGCCCGGCACGGTGGCGCTGCGCGAGATCCGGCGCTACCAGAAGTCCACGGAGCTGCTGATCCGCAAGCTGCCCTTCCAGCGCCTGGTGCGCGAGATCGCGCAGGACTTCAAGACCGACCTGCGCTTCCAGAGCTCGGCCGTCATGGCGCTGCAGGAGGCCAGCGAGGCCTACCTGGTGGGGCTCTTCGAGGACACCAACCTGTGCGCCATCCACGCCAAGCGCGTCACCATCATGCCCAAGGACATCCAGCTGGCCCGCCGCATCCGCGGAGAGCGCgcctga
- the LOC135300463 gene encoding histone H3, with protein MARTKQTARKSTGGKAPRKQLATKAARKSAPATGGVKKPHRYRPGTVALREIRRYQKSTELLIRKLPFQRLVREIAQDFKTDLRFQSSAVMALQEASEAYLVGLFEDTNLCAIHAKRVTIMPKDIQLARRIRGERA; from the coding sequence ATGGCGCGCACGAAGCAGACGGCGCGGAAGTCGACGGGCGGCAAGGCGCCCCGCAAGCAGCTGGCCACCAAGGCTGCCCGCAAGAGCGCGCCGGCCACGGGCGGCGTCAAGAAGCCGCACCGCTACCGGCCCGGCACGGTGGCGCTGCGCGAGATCCGGCGCTACCAGAAGTCCACGGAGCTGCTGATCCGCAAGCTGCCCTTCCAGCGCCTGGTGCGCGAGATCGCGCAGGACTTCAAGACCGACCTGCGCTTCCAGAGCTCGGCCGTCATGGCGCTGCAGGAGGCCAGCGAGGCCTACCTGGTGGGGCTCTTCGAGGACACCAACCTGTGCGCCATCCACGCCAAGCGCGTCACCATCATGCCCAAGGACATCCAGCTGGCCCGCCGCATCCGCGGCGAGCGCgcctga
- the LOC135300479 gene encoding histone H2B 5, which produces MPEPAKSAPAPKKGSKKAVTKTQKKGDKKRRKSRKESYSIYVYKVLKQVHPDTGISSKAMGIMNSFVNDIFERIAGEASRLAHYNKRSTITSREIQTAVRLLLPGELAKHAVSEGTKAVTKYTSSK; this is translated from the coding sequence ATGCCCGAGCCGGCCAAGTCCGCCCCCGCGCCCAAGAAGGGCTCCAAGAAAGCCGTCACCAAGACGCAGAAAAAAGGTGACAAGAAACGGCGCAAGAGCCGCAAGGAGAGCTACTCGATCTACGTGTACAAGGTGTTGAAGCAGGTGCACCCCGACACGGGCATCTCGTCCAAGGCCATGGGCATCATGAACTCCTTCGTCAACGACATCTTCGAGCGCATCGCGGGCGAGGCGTCGCGCCTGGCGCACTACAACAAGCGCTCCACCATCACGTCGCGGGAGATCCAGACGGCCGTGCGCCTGCTGCTGCCCGGCGAGCTGGCCAAGCACGCCGTGTCCGAGGGCACCAAGGCGGTCACCAAGTACACCAGCTCCAAGTAG
- the LOC135300473 gene encoding histone H2A-IV codes for MSGRGKQGGKARAKAKSRSSRAGLQFPVGRVHRLLRKGNYAERVGAGAPVYLAAVLEYLTAEILELAGNAARDNKKTRIIPRHLQLAIRNDEELNKLLGKVTIAQGGVLPNIQAVLLPKKTDSHKAKAK; via the coding sequence atgTCCGGGCGCGGGAAGCAGGGCGGGAAGGCGCGCGCCAAGGCCAAGTCGCGCTCGTCGCGGGCCGGGCTGCAGTTCCCCGTGGGCCGCGTGCACCGGCTGCTGCGCAAGGGCAACTACGCGGAGCGCGTGGGCGCCGGCGCGCCGGTGTACCTGGCGGCCGTGCTGGAGTACCTGACGGCCGAGATCCTGGAGCTGGCGGGCAACGCGGCCCGCGACAACAAGAAGACGCGCATCATCCCCCGCCACCTGCAGCTCGCCATCCGCAACGACGAGGAGCTCAACAAGCTGCTGGGCAAGGTGACGATCGCGCAGGGCGGCGTGCTGCCCAACATCCAGGCCGTGCTGCTGCCCAAGAAGACCGACAGCCACAAGGCCAAAGCCAAGTGA